DNA sequence from the Gemmatimonadales bacterium genome:
CCCGCTTTGGCGGCGCCGATGATGATGAAGTTGGGCAGCATCACGATCCCCGCGCTGCCGCCGTCACATGTACCCATCGCGCCGGAGCGTCTCCAGCCCGCCGCCGCCTTCCTTGTCCTGGGCCCGACCAGAACGCTCGGCGATATTCACGAACTTCCCCGACTGGAGCTCCAGGATGATCTCGTCCACGTTGCGTGCGTCCGACTCCACCGCGTGGGTGCAGGGGTAGCAGCCCAGGGAACGGAAGCGTTTGCCGGTGCCGTGATTGTAGTAGAGCGACACAGTCGGGATCGCCTCCCGGCGGATGTACTCCCAGATGTTGAGCTCGGTCCAGTCCAGCAAGGGATGGATCCGCAGATGGGTGCCGGGGGCAAACTCGGTCTTGAACTGGTTCCAGAACTCGGGCGGCTGGTCCCCCACGTCCCATTGCGACTGTGTGGTACGCGGCGAGAAGTAGCGCTCCTTGGAACGGCTCCCCTCCTCATCCGCCCGGACGCCCACGATCACGCCGGTGAACGGCTCGGTATTCCGGTCGATCTCGTAGACCCGCTTCGTGTGGTTGAGCCGATAGCGCGGCCACTCACCGCTCAGCG
Encoded proteins:
- the cysD gene encoding sulfate adenylyltransferase subunit CysD; this translates as MAGDMDHLDQLENRSVHILREAYANFKNLGMLWSIGKDSTVLLWLARKAFFGHVPIPLIHIDTSYKIPEMIEYRDRLALEWNLTMIYGQNRQALEEKRTFPDGAVDRIACCKALKTDALKHTLSGEWPRYRLNHTKRVYEIDRNTEPFTGVIVGVRADEEGSRSKERYFSPRTTQSQWDVGDQPPEFWNQFKTEFAPGTHLRIHPLLDWTELNIWEYIRREAIPTVSLYYNHGTGKRFRSLGCYPCTHAVESDARNVDEIILELQSGKFVNIAERSGRAQDKEGGGGLETLRRDGYM